The Zingiber officinale cultivar Zhangliang chromosome 10A, Zo_v1.1, whole genome shotgun sequence genome contains a region encoding:
- the LOC122027293 gene encoding 60S ribosomal protein L28-1-like: MATIPEPLIWEIVKKNNSFLVKQYGSGTNKVVFSREPNNLCNLHSYKHSGLANKKTVTILPGEKDLNVVLATTKTKKQNKPASLHNRTELKKEFFKMAKIVKSQITDNYYRSDLTKAALARLSVVHRSLKVAKFGVKKRQAAKAKN, encoded by the exons ATGGCTACTATCCCTGAACCGCTCATCTGGGAGATCGTGAAGAAGAACAATTCTTTCCTTGTTAAGCAGTATGGCAGTGGCACTAACAAGGTGGTGTTCAGTAGAGAGCCTAACAATCTATGCAACCTCCATTCCTACAAGCACTCAG GCTTGGCGAACAAGAAGACTGTAACCATTCTACCAGGAGAGAAGGACCTCAATGTTGTCCTTGCCACTACCAAGACAAAGAAACAGAACAAGCCTGCAAGCTTGCACAACAGAACAGAACTGAAAAAGGAATTCTTCAAGATGGCTAAAATCGTCAAGAGTCAG ATTACAGATAATTACTACAGATCTGATCTAACCAAAGCAGCTCTTGCACGCCTGAGTGTGGTTCATCGCAGCCTTAAGGTTGCCAAGTTTGGTGTAAAAAAGAGACAAGCTGCAAAAGCCAAGAACTAG